Proteins encoded together in one Rhizobacter sp. J219 window:
- a CDS encoding Crp/Fnr family transcriptional regulator, with translation MDTVRSAQTPVASELHGPVQALAERGVEKSYPKGTLLIHEGDIGEMLFIVLAGRVKAYSTEDGEREIVYGVYGPGEYIGEMSLDGGPRSASVVTLEPTRCVVVGRPALREHIAAHPDFAFELLARVIRRARMATLSARNMALLDVYGRVVKLLEELAQPMPDGRRLIAPRPTHAEMAHRVGCSREMVSRLMKDLEQGGYVLPQGKTWLIQRPMPARW, from the coding sequence ATGGACACGGTTCGATCAGCACAGACCCCCGTCGCCTCAGAGCTTCACGGCCCGGTGCAGGCGCTGGCCGAGCGGGGTGTTGAGAAGAGCTACCCCAAGGGCACGCTCTTGATCCACGAAGGCGATATCGGCGAGATGCTGTTCATTGTGCTCGCCGGGCGGGTCAAGGCCTATTCCACCGAAGATGGCGAGCGCGAGATCGTCTACGGCGTGTACGGCCCCGGCGAATACATCGGCGAGATGAGCCTGGATGGCGGCCCTCGATCGGCCTCGGTGGTGACGCTGGAACCCACGCGCTGCGTGGTGGTCGGCAGGCCTGCATTGCGCGAGCACATCGCCGCCCATCCCGACTTCGCCTTCGAACTTCTGGCCCGCGTGATACGCCGCGCCCGCATGGCCACGCTGAGCGCGCGCAACATGGCACTGCTCGACGTCTACGGCCGGGTGGTCAAGCTGCTCGAAGAGTTGGCGCAGCCCATGCCCGACGGCCGTCGCCTCATCGCTCCACGCCCGACGCACGCCGAGATGGCACACCGCGTGGGCTGCTCGCGGGAGATGGTGAGCCGCCTGATGAAAGACCTGGAGCAGGGCGGCTATGTGCTCCCTCAAGGCAAGACCTGGCTGATCCAGCGACCGATGCCGGCGCGCTGGTAG
- a CDS encoding helix-turn-helix transcriptional regulator — translation MLEHCITATPDTRIVAYLGPERRRQSTAESMTRWLAHMLDETDHGMLLVSPDGTLHHANQPARLEFIRGDTLQLVGSHVNAARREQQGSLLGALADAGHGRRRLLMLGAGRVLPVAAVPLSEGTRETDAMALLVLGKRRNCPGLSVDFFAHTHGLTCAEARVLQALCGGLRPKEVARQFEVAVSTVRTQITNIRHKTQTSSIRDLVERVSTLPPIASRVRSAVLS, via the coding sequence ATGCTGGAGCATTGCATCACTGCCACGCCTGATACCAGGATCGTCGCCTATCTCGGCCCGGAGCGGCGGCGCCAGTCCACCGCAGAATCGATGACCCGTTGGCTTGCCCACATGCTCGATGAAACAGACCATGGCATGCTGCTCGTCTCACCCGATGGCACGCTGCACCATGCCAACCAGCCCGCGCGGCTTGAGTTCATCCGCGGTGACACGCTGCAGCTCGTCGGCTCCCACGTGAACGCAGCGCGACGGGAGCAGCAGGGCAGCCTGCTGGGCGCCCTCGCCGACGCGGGCCATGGGCGGCGCCGGCTGCTGATGCTGGGCGCGGGCCGTGTGCTGCCGGTCGCGGCCGTGCCCTTGAGTGAGGGCACCCGCGAGACCGATGCGATGGCCCTGCTGGTACTGGGTAAGCGGCGAAACTGCCCCGGACTGAGCGTGGATTTTTTCGCGCACACCCACGGGCTCACCTGCGCCGAGGCTCGCGTGCTACAGGCCCTGTGCGGTGGCCTGCGGCCCAAGGAGGTGGCCCGCCAGTTCGAGGTGGCAGTCTCGACAGTGCGCACGCAGATCACCAACATCCGCCACAAGACACAGACGTCCAGCATCCGGGATCTGGTGGAGCGGGTGAGCACGCTGCCCCCCATCGCTTCACGCGTGCGATCGGCCGTTCTGTCCTGA
- a CDS encoding MFS transporter, whose protein sequence is MGNMFEWFDLTVYAFFATTIARHFFPPGNEQAAMLSTAVTFGVAFLMRPLGAVVFGLIGDRRGRKVALTLSFAIMAVGTAMIAFAPTFAMAGVWATVILVTGRLLQGFSASGEIGASLAWLVESSASRGQGVATGWLNLGVYSALLMGSLAALAVDGLMSPQDAQSWGWRLPFVFGLLIAPLGLYLRSHMGESPEFVSAAATRAPVVSRAALREAVVGILKLTALSGFASPVVYLILVFMPGYATQELGLPMALPRVSTFVACLVLVALVVPMGRLCDRVGSGSVMVVSCAIGTGLIVPLAWNLMRSPSLFSLLLLQCTLSACLAAYASSCGPLAVRLFPVSRRALGVGLGYNLGVIVFGAFAPFVTAWWTAATGHKMVIAWYVFAGGLISLLVALSLRTAERLPARAESIGPA, encoded by the coding sequence GTGGGCAACATGTTCGAATGGTTCGACCTCACGGTCTACGCCTTCTTCGCTACGACGATTGCGCGTCACTTCTTTCCGCCGGGGAATGAGCAGGCTGCGATGTTGTCGACCGCGGTCACCTTCGGTGTCGCGTTCCTCATGCGTCCGCTCGGCGCCGTCGTCTTCGGGCTGATCGGGGACCGCCGCGGTCGCAAAGTGGCTCTGACCTTGAGCTTCGCGATCATGGCCGTGGGCACGGCGATGATCGCCTTCGCGCCCACCTTTGCGATGGCAGGCGTGTGGGCGACCGTGATCCTTGTGACCGGCCGTCTCCTGCAGGGCTTTTCCGCCTCGGGCGAGATCGGAGCGTCGCTGGCCTGGCTGGTGGAATCTTCTGCCTCCCGGGGGCAGGGTGTTGCGACCGGGTGGCTCAATCTGGGCGTCTATTCGGCATTGCTGATGGGGTCCTTGGCGGCCCTGGCCGTGGACGGGCTCATGTCACCCCAGGATGCCCAGTCCTGGGGTTGGCGCCTGCCTTTCGTCTTCGGGCTGCTGATTGCGCCCCTGGGCCTCTACCTCCGATCGCACATGGGCGAATCCCCCGAATTCGTCTCGGCTGCGGCGACGCGTGCGCCGGTGGTGTCCCGCGCCGCGTTGCGCGAAGCCGTGGTGGGCATCTTGAAGCTGACGGCGTTGTCTGGATTCGCCTCGCCGGTGGTCTACCTGATCCTCGTGTTCATGCCGGGCTACGCCACGCAGGAACTGGGCCTTCCCATGGCACTGCCTCGGGTTTCCACCTTCGTCGCATGCCTGGTGCTGGTCGCCCTGGTGGTGCCCATGGGCCGCCTGTGCGACAGGGTCGGCAGCGGTTCCGTGATGGTCGTGAGTTGCGCGATCGGCACGGGCCTGATCGTGCCGCTCGCCTGGAATCTGATGCGCTCGCCGTCGCTGTTCTCGCTCTTGCTGTTGCAGTGCACTTTGAGCGCCTGCCTGGCCGCCTATGCCTCGAGTTGCGGCCCCTTGGCGGTCCGTCTCTTTCCGGTGTCGAGGCGAGCGCTCGGCGTGGGGCTCGGGTACAACCTCGGGGTCATCGTCTTCGGCGCCTTCGCGCCCTTCGTCACGGCGTGGTGGACGGCCGCCACAGGCCACAAGATGGTGATCGCGTGGTACGTCTTCGCAGGCGGCCTGATCAGCCTGCTGGTGGCGCTCTCGTTGCGCACGGCCGAGCGGTTGCCGGCCCGCGCCGAGTCGATCGGGCCAGCGTGA